The Vulcanimicrobium alpinum sequence CGTGAACAGAAACGAAATCGGCGGGATGAAGTTGGCCATGAGCATGCGGTCGAGGCTCAGGAAGCCCGGCGGAACCCAGTCGTTGAACGGGGCGATCGACTCGATCTCGACGAGGTTGCCCTGAATCCGTTCCAGCACGCGATGCGCATACGTCGTCACGCCGTGCACCGTCGGATACACAGCGTGCATCCTGCGGAGCTCCGCGACCGTGACGACGAGAAATTCCGGCGCCCAACTGTCGTCGTCGTCGTGAACGACGAGCAGCTCGCTATCCAGCGCGGCGAGGCCGACTTTGCTCGCGCCTTCCATCCCAAGCGATGCGGGGTTGTGGATGATGCGGATCCGTCCGCGTGCGTCGTCCGCGTAGCGCGCGACGAGGGTCTCAACGGGAGCCGGGTCGCCGCCATCGTTGACGATGACCATCTCCCAGTTCCGGTACGTTTGAAACAGCACGCTCTCGACGGCGCGCTTGAGCAGCACCGGCCGGTTTTTCGTACGGGTGACGATCCCGACCACGGGCGACTCAGTCATGCGCGGGGACCACGCTGCCGTTGCGGCGCATCCAGTCGGCCCACGAACCGATCCGTCCCTCGTCTTTTCCGGCGACCGTCCAATGGAAAAGCCCCGAAGGCAATTGTCCCGCCTCGAACGCTCGGCGGATATCCGGATACAGCGCCAAATAGAGGTCTTCGTCGAAGCCGTCGCTGTTCTGAAGACCGTTGCGCACGACGAAACCCGTCTTCCAGAATGCCGTCCGGATCGCTTTGAACGCTTCGGTGAGTTTCTCCACCTTCGGTGCGAGCGGCAAGCGCAGCGACGTCTCGCCGACCGAATCGCTGTGGGTGATGTCGCCGAGCAGTTCCGCCTCCTGCGGCGACGGATCGGTCGCCAAACGGTAAAACTCGGCCGCCCAAGCGCGGCTGGTGAGCCCCTGCGCGGGCAGATCGCCGAACAACGCACGGAACGTGTGCACGAACTCCGCCGCGCCCGCCTGCAGCCGCATCGCGCACGCGTGAACCTCGCGTTCGACCGTCGTCTCCTCGAGGATCGGATCGATGGCGCCGGCGGCGTTGCGCGCGTATCCCAGCGCCGTTCCGTGCGGCGCGGTCATCGCAAACTCGAGGATCTCGACGCCGCCGGCCCACCACATCTGCTCCTCGATCTGCAGCGGATCGCCCGGACGCATCAGCCATGCCTGCATCGAATGGCCCGGCCATGCGTTCTTGCTCGCCGATGCGAACAGGCCGGCGTAATAGCCTCGCACGCGCACGTTCGGGTGCGTCGACTGCAGCAGACGCAGAAACGACGCCTGCATGTTGCCGACCCAGCCCACGTCGACTACCATGACGTCGCGCGCATCACCGACGAACCGTTCGAGATACGCCTGCACGATCGGCCGGCGCTGCGCCGCTTCGCGCAGGACGAGGTGCTGCACGCGCCCGAGCAGATCGCGCATGCGGTCGTCGCCGTTGCGGACTCGCTCGTCGAGCGACGCAAATCCGGCCGACGCGGCGGCCGCGGCGAGCACGCTCGGCTCGAGTCCCAGTTTGCGCAGGTGCTGCGCGACCGTCCGCTGCGAGCGCCCGGAACAGAGATGGTCGAGGCGATGCAGCGGAAAGTCGGTGAAGCTCGGCAGCAGCGTCGAGGCACGCGAGACGTGCAGGTAGTGCACCGGTGGAGCGCGGTCGAGTCCCGCCAGGAAACTCGGCAGGTGCGTCGCGACGACGTGCGTGTCGCGGGCAAACAGGAGCACCCGATCCGGCGGCTGCTGTTCGATCGCCGCCCGCAGCCACAAGAGAAAGCCCGTGAAGAGCGGCCCGAAAACGTCGAAGCCGAGCTGCTCCCATGGATCCGCTGATGCCGTGTCCCGCTCCAGCGATCGTTTACGGCGAATACCGTCGACGATCGCTGCGACCGTCTCGGGGTAGAACGGGCGCTCACCTCTCCACGGCGTCCGCGCTTTGCGCACGCCGTTCGCGTGCGGCAGGTGGATCGCCGTCCAGCCGGCGCTGCGCGCCATCACCGAGTCGCTGTGTTCGTTGTCGCCGATGTGCAGGACGCGTTCCGGCGCGACGTTGCTGTTCGCGCAGACGTACGCGAACATCGTTCCGAGATGCTTGTTGCGGGCGTGCTCGCACGAGACGTACAGCGCGTCGTAGCCGTCGTAGCCGCAGCGTCGCAGGAGGCTGCGCACGACGTCGGCGGGGAGATACATGTCGGAGCACAGGACGATCCGCTTGCCGCACTCGCGCGCGAAGTCGAACATCGCGCCGGCCTCGGGATTGCGGTAGACGAGACGGTGCTCGAACTCCAACTCGGTCTGCTTCAGCAGCCGGACCAGAGCGGCGTCGGCCCCCGCGAGCTGCGCGAGCTTGTCGTAGATCTCGTCGAAGGTGACCTCGCCGTGCTCGTCGTCGCCGCGCTTGTCGCGCCGCGCTTCAACTTCGGCCTGGACGCGCAGTTCCGGAAACGCATCGATGACGTGCGGATGATAGAGCGCCGCGTCGCCGGTCAGCAGTCGGAGTTTGACCAGCGCGAAGACGCTCGCCGGCTTCGCGACCGCGCGGAAAATCAGCGTATCGAAAACGTCGAACGAGATGACATCGTGGCTCTCGATGTGCTCGCGAACAGTCTCGATGGAATTTCTCAATGTAGCGTTCGTTTTCCGCGCCCGGGCGGCATGCGCCTACGTCACCGCGACGCGACCGCGGCATAGGCGTGCTTGGATGAGCCGCACACCATCCAACCGCCGGGAGATCGCCGAAGGTCCCTCGAGTCCGTCGCCCTTAGGACTACCGGTGGCACGAGCCGGCCTGCGCGCTCATGACCGGCCATTTTCCAAACGGTATGCTTCTCGTTAACCGGAGGACCAGCCGCCTTCACGGGTCTGCTTCCCCTCACGCTGCGCGCGATGGGGCTTCCTTCGGTCTGCAATAGGAACGCCGCCAAAGGAAGATGCCTTGACTCGAAAACTTCGCTCGTTGTTCGCGTTCCGTCTGCCTCTGACGGCTTCGGCGTTTGTCATCGCCGTCTTGGCCGCCGGTTGCGGCGGAAGCGGCGTCAGCCACCAGACTTCCCCCGTTCCCCCGACCGGATCGACCGTATCGAGCACGGCGAAGTTTCCGATCCCGCAAAGCAAAGCGTTCGCCGTTCCTCGCGCGCCCAGCTTCGCCGTCCCCGCCGCACCGCCGCCGCGCGACGCTGCGGGCTCGACCCGTTCGACGCAAAGCACGCCGTCGACCAACCCGTTCTTCAACGGCGAGCAGCCGCTCAGCAACGGCGTCTACTATCTGCAGTTCGCGAACAGCAACATCTTCGGCTACTACGCGTTCCTGAGCGATCCGCATTACATCTATCACTTCGACGCCGGATACGAGTACGTGTTCGACTCCACCGATCCGAACGCGGTCTACCTGTACGACTTCGCAAGCGGTCACTTCTGGTACACCGGCGCGAACCAGTGGCCGTACGTGTACGATTTCACGCTGAAGGCGGAACTGTACTACTATCCCGACACGAACAACGCCGGCCACTACACGACCAACCCGCGCTACTTCTACAACTTCGGCACCAGCCAGGTCATCACGATGCCGGCGTCCTCACCGAGCCCCAGCCCAACGCCGTCGCCGACACCGATCCCGATCGCCGCGACGACCACGACGCTCTCACGCGCATACCCCAACGCCGGAACGCCCAATGTGCTGCCGACCTTCAAGCCGCAGCTCGACCAATACGGCTACGGCATCACCATCGACGGCTACACGCCGGCGCCGAACATCTCGTACGGATTCCATCGCAACGTCGTCGTCGCGATCATCAAAGACGGCACGCTCCTGCAGAATCCGGTCGGCGTCGGCCTTGTCAATCCGACGGTTACCCCTTGCGCTGCCGGTCCTGGAATGAACAATCCGTACGTGACGAACGACGACGAAGCCTATCAGATCCACGAGCACGATTACAGCGGCATCTGGATGCTTGAGCCGCACAGTACGACGGAGACGTTCAAGCTCGGATCGCTCTTCGACATCTGGGGCAATCAGCCGATCGACCGGACCCATGTGGCGAACCAGACCGGCAACGTGCGCATCTTCTCATACGATTCGAACGCCGCAAACCCGGTCGCGACCGAGTACATGGGGAATCCCTACGACTTCGTGTTCGGATCGTTCAACGGAGACGTGACCATCATCGAGATCGGGACCTTCGCACCGCTGCCGCACTTCGTGATCGACCCGAACTACGAAACCTTCTCCTGCTGACCCGACGAACGAACGTCGCAACACCATGCTCCCCGCACGTCTCGGCGTGCAGGGAGTGTTTGTTTGGCCGCACGCGCAAATCCGTACCCGATCATTGAGCTTCTCCACCGGAGAACGGCGCGATCACCGAGCCGACCGCGCGGCTCGCACGCCGCCGAAGGTCCCTCGGGTCCGTCGTCCTTAGGACTAGTGGCGGCATGAGCCGGTCCGCGCGCTCATGACTGGCCTGGTGTCGAGACGCTACGCTTCTCGGCAACCGGAGGACCAGGCGCTTTCACGGGTCTGCTTCCCCTCACGCTGCGCGCGATGGGGCTTCCTTCGGTCTGCAATAGGAACGCCGCCAAAGGAAGATGCCTTGACTCGAAAACTTCGCTCGTTGTTCGCGTTCCGTCTGCCTCTGACGGCTTCGGCGTTTGTCATCGCCGTCTTGGCCGCCGGTTGCGGCGGAAGCGGCGTCAGCCACCAGACTTCCCCCGTTCCCCCGACCGGATCGACCGTATCGAGCACGGCGAAGTTTCCGATCCCGC is a genomic window containing:
- a CDS encoding glycosyltransferase family 2 protein, with the protein product MTESPVVGIVTRTKNRPVLLKRAVESVLFQTYRNWEMVIVNDGGDPAPVETLVARYADDARGRIRIIHNPASLGMEGASKVGLAALDSELLVVHDDDDSWAPEFLVVTVAELRRMHAVYPTVHGVTTYAHRVLERIQGNLVEIESIAPFNDWVPPGFLSLDRMLMANFIPPISFLFTRAAYEGVGGVYEPIPYLGDWDFLVRFLSKYEIVMVPQLLAFYHWRTGAETGAMGNSIIGELDRHRFYRQMLLNEWLRRDLAAGRFGVGAYANLRSHLGTLIDQSEHLVGLAEEAREGAEHDDAGRKPVDPRAAEPRTNGVKPAGR
- a CDS encoding HAD family hydrolase, which codes for MRNSIETVREHIESHDVISFDVFDTLIFRAVAKPASVFALVKLRLLTGDAALYHPHVIDAFPELRVQAEVEARRDKRGDDEHGEVTFDEIYDKLAQLAGADAALVRLLKQTELEFEHRLVYRNPEAGAMFDFARECGKRIVLCSDMYLPADVVRSLLRRCGYDGYDALYVSCEHARNKHLGTMFAYVCANSNVAPERVLHIGDNEHSDSVMARSAGWTAIHLPHANGVRKARTPWRGERPFYPETVAAIVDGIRRKRSLERDTASADPWEQLGFDVFGPLFTGFLLWLRAAIEQQPPDRVLLFARDTHVVATHLPSFLAGLDRAPPVHYLHVSRASTLLPSFTDFPLHRLDHLCSGRSQRTVAQHLRKLGLEPSVLAAAAASAGFASLDERVRNGDDRMRDLLGRVQHLVLREAAQRRPIVQAYLERFVGDARDVMVVDVGWVGNMQASFLRLLQSTHPNVRVRGYYAGLFASASKNAWPGHSMQAWLMRPGDPLQIEEQMWWAGGVEILEFAMTAPHGTALGYARNAAGAIDPILEETTVEREVHACAMRLQAGAAEFVHTFRALFGDLPAQGLTSRAWAAEFYRLATDPSPQEAELLGDITHSDSVGETSLRLPLAPKVEKLTEAFKAIRTAFWKTGFVVRNGLQNSDGFDEDLYLALYPDIRRAFEAGQLPSGLFHWTVAGKDEGRIGSWADWMRRNGSVVPAHD